TACGTTTTCAGATCTACAAAATGTGGCAGAAAGTGCGACGTCATGGTGGATGTGATGGGAGTGAAAAATATGCGGACGTTTTGGCGAATCATTATCGGGATTGGACTGCCGTTTTTTGCTATTGTCGGATTGTTTCCTTGGTATGACCGCACTTATCCATTAATAGGCGGGTTCCCATTTGTTTACTTTTGGATTGTTCTATGGTTTCCGGTGACGACTTTATGCTTATACGTAGTTTGGCGCCTCGATACGCGGATGGACGAAAAGGAGGGTAAATCAGAATGAAACTATTAGTGTTTGGTGTGATTATGATGACTAGCTTGGCATTGGCCTATTATGCCCGCATTAAACGACGCCATGATACGTTAAGTGAGTTTTTTGTCGCCGAGCGGTCTTTTGCCAGTTTGTTATTCTTTTTTCTCGCCGTGGGGGAAATTTATAGCATAGGCACCTTAGTGGGGTTTCCAGGAGGAATTTACGCAGGCGGCGCTACTTATGCGGTATGGTTTATGGGATACATTCTGCTAGCTTATCCAATTGGCTACTTCATTAATCCGTTGATATGGCGAGCAGGAAAGCAGTATCAATCGGAGACGGGGCCGGACTTGTTACAAAGCCATTTTAACAGTAAGGGCTTGGGTATCCTAGCGGCCATTTCGGGATTGGTGTTCATTATCCCGTGGGGTCAATTACAATTTGCTGGGTTGGAGGTGGTATTGCATGCCTTTAAAGTTTCTTTATCCCCGATGATGACGTTGTCCTTGGCTGGGCTTTTGGCTCTCATTTATATCGTCCTATCAGGAATGAGAGCCGTAGCTATGGTGGCCGTTCTCAAAGACATTTTCATGATATTGGGAATAATTATCATTGGATCGGCCGCCTGGTTTGCAGCCCATGGTGCAGGAGCAATTTTTACTCAATTAATAGTCTCAAGGAAGGCTGCGGTAGTCGTTCCTGCCCACGCCGTGCCTTTTGTGTTGTCCACCATTGTCTTTCAAGCGATGGGCTTCTATGCATCTCCGTTTGGCTTGCAGTATGTATTTACAGCACGGTCATCACGAGCGGTTGCCAAAGCGCAGGTCTTCATGCCTTTATATATGCTGATGTATGTTTTTTTGATTATTGCGGCGTTTTTTGCGGTGTTACACATTCCTGGTCTAGCCAAAGCGCCAGACTTGGCTATTATTATGGCGTCAGCGCATCTTTTACCGGGATGGCTACAAGGCGTCGTAGTCGCGGGAGCCGCGTTATCCGCCATCGTAGTTTTGACGGGCCTCAGTCTCACGGTTTCGGCAATAGTATCCAAAAATGTGCTGCGACAGTTAATTAAACCAGGGGCATCTGAGCAGCAGATCAAACGCTGGGCGCAGGTTGTAGTGGGAGTGTATTTAGGGATTAGCTTGCTGCTGACAGTTCTGGCGCCTCATCTCATGCTGAACTTAATCAATACGGCCTATTATGGGTTTACTCAATTTTTTCCAGCTATTTTGGCCGTGTTGTTTTGGCCTCGGGCAACGGCTATTGGGGTCGGGACTGGTCTAATAGTGGGAGATATTATTGCCCTGAGTTTATATTTTGCCCATGTATTGCCATGGGGACTAAATTTGGGACTGATTGCTCTCCTAGGGAACTTTATCGTAACAGTCGGGGTGTCACTATTGACGCGAGCACAACAGGCCAAAAAAGAGGTGGTAGCATGACAAAGCTCTTGGTTGAAGCCGAGAAAATTATTGATTCTGACGGTTCTATCGCGAAGGTTTTGGCGGTACAAGATGGGAAGATCGTGGGCAAGGGAGCTAACGCCGATTTCACCACATGGATAGATGCGCAGACTCAACGCATCCGAATTGACCGCGGGGTAATCTTACCGGGATTTGTTGAGTCGCATGCTCATTTACTCATGATGGGACAAGTTAAAAGCCAAATCGACTGCGGAACACCGCCCAATCGATGCATCGATGACATTTTACGGCAAGTGACCCAAGCAGCAGAGACGGTAGGACCTGGGAAATGGATTGTTGGGTTTCACTATGATGAATCGTTGTTAGCTGAAGGGCGTCCTCCAACTGTTGATGAATTGACGGGGGCCGCACCTGATAATCCGGTTTACTTAGTTCACAATTCAGGACATTTGGCAGTGGTCAATCGTCTAGCATTAAAAATTGCAGGAGTGACGTCGAAGACATCGGTGCCCGGTATTGAAAAACGTAAAGGTGAGTTAACCGGATTGTTACAAGAAGCAGCGGCCCTCGAAACGATTTCTCGTCATATTCCTAAACCTCATTTAGATGAATATAGGCGTTTTATTCGATTAGGGAGCGAGGACTGCCTAAAAGTTGGGGTGACGTCGATGACGGATGCGGCGATGGGATTAGGAGATCCGGACGCCAGTCAAATGATTTGGCACGCGTACCAAAAATCGAGTGAGACGGGGGATTTGAAGGTGCGAGTACAATGTTACGCCCGCGTGCTGTCCAAAGAATCATTTGTTCCGGAACCGCTAGTCAGTGCAAACTTGTGGGCGGGTGGCGTGAAATTGTTTGCAGATGGGTCCATTCAAGGGCATACCGGGGCACTCGAATTGCCATATTTTGATCGGCCCGGAGAGAATGGAATGCTCCTTTTCGAACGCGATGAATTAGCCGACGTATTTTCTTATTTTCACCAGCGGGATCGCCAAATTATTATCCATTGTAATGGCGATCGGGCTATTCAAACGGCCTTAGATGCGTTTGAAAAGGTTTTAACGCAATATCCCAAAGAACACGTTCGACACCGAATTGAGCATGCTCAAACAGCCACGAGAGAGCAATTGGCGAGAATGAAGCGGTTGGGTATTTTGCCGTCGTTCTTTGTGAATCATGTTTATTATTATGGAGACAGACATCAAGCAGTGTTTTTAGGACCTCAACGAGGAGCACGTATTAGCCCATTAAAGGATGCTCTGAATTTAGGTCTTCAGTTTTCTGTGCATTCCGATTGTCCGGTCACTCCGTTAAATCCTCTTCATACCATGCAGATTGCGCAAAACCGAGTGACTCGTGACGGGAAAGTGCTGGGTGCCATGCAAAAAATTTCAGCACCTGAGGCATTGCACACGTATACCGATTGGGCAGCCTATCTAGGGTTTCGAGAAAGATATGTTGGTAGCTTATCGCCAGGGCGTTGGGCAGACTTTGTCGTCATAGACAAAGATCCATTGGAATATTCGGATGTGGTCCCAACGGTGTTGTCCACATGGATGTCCGGAGAATGTAAATATACGGTGTCTTGACAGTATCGGGATCGCGGGGAAGACGTTCATGTTGGCATTAGGGAGCATAATCTACCGACGGTGACGCTCCCTAGACGGACCTTTTTATTCATCTGTTTGGCTATAAACATTCCAATCTTGTTCGAGTAGCTGTCCAACTGGGATCTTCACGATACGATTTAGGCGATGGGTGTCGTTTGGCCAAGGTTTGACTCAGGAGTGTATGCTTTTCTGGAACACTGGTGTGGGCGGCTGTTGTCGTTGCTGTATACAGAGTCGCCGAATTGCATCAGCAAGATCCCCAATTAAAAAGAACTTTTGCAGTTTTTTCGACGCTTAGGATCATAATTTTTATGATGTTACCGCACCAGTCAGTAACCCACTCCTTCGCAGATCCTGCCGACGGGTCAACCCGCGGCTTGGATCCCATCATATCTATACCAGTCAGTTGAACATTAACCAAAGGGTGGAAACATAGGTGTTTGAATCGATTTCAATCATCGATTACGAATATCTTGTTTAACCATGTTTGGCCAAGAGATTGTATAATGAGAATTACGTCTGGATTAATACAAACAAATTATTGCCTAATATAATTATATCCATTATTGAGTGTGTATGAAGAGATTCAAGCTTCTTAGCGACGGTGGGATACACATAGGTCAATTATGGTATAAGGGAAGGTGGGAGCAAACGCGTTTACATGAAACATTTGCAAACTATTCTAACTTTATAGGGGGTTCAACGTGTCAACCCAACTGCAACCAACGGATCTTGTTGAGCTCGCTAACGACTTTGCGTACAAGGCAAACGAAACGTCTATCCTAAACGAGAAACGGCAAAAGGGCCAGTTTTTCACTCCACCGACTATCGCTAAATTTATGGCTAGTCTTGTGACATTTAATAGAAACAAGATCAAGGTCCTAGATCCAGGGGCAGGGATTGGGATTTTAACGGCTTCTTTAGTGGATAGAATTATTTCGGAAAACAGAAGTGTAGATATGGATGTCGATTTGTTTGAGATAGATCACACAGTGCTACCATATCTCGAACAGACCTTAAAAAAATGCGAAGAAAACATGAAAATCGTGGGCCGTACCTTTCGGTATCGCATTATTCCTCGCGATTTCATTTTAGAAAATTCTGCTCTATTTACATACGATCTTTTTAATACGGCAGTACCCAATACAGAATATGATATTGCGATTGCTAACCCACCCTACTTTAAGGTGGGCATAGATTCTCAATATGCTCAAATTATGGGTCGATATGTCAAAGGTCAACCCAACGTGTATTTTATGTTTATGGCCGTAGCAGCGGAGTTACTTCGCCCAGGGGGCCAATTAGTATTCATCACACCAAGAAGTTACCTGTCTGGCCTATACTTTGAACGTTTTAGACACGAATTTTTCACTATTATGGTTCCAGACCGGATCCATTTGTTCGAGTCTAGAAAAAACATCTTTTTGAATGAAAAAATATTACAGGAAAACATCATATTGAGTGCATATAAGGCGGTAAAAAAAGACGAAAGTATTGAAATCAGCGTGTCTACCGATTCAGACTTGTCACGTGTCAAGGTTCGCTCGGTAAAACGGGAGCTGGTAATGGATAATACCTACGAAGATTGCGTTGTTCGAATTCCTACTACTAAACACGATGAGCGAATTGTCACCATGTTTGACACATGGTCGGATACACTGGCTTCATTAGGCATCGAAATTTCGACGGGTCCAGTCGTAACTTTTCGAGCAACTGACTCAATTCAAAACTATAATCCTAATCTTAACTATCCTATGATTTGCATGCATCATATTAAACCTATGAAAGTAGACTTTCCCATTCACGGCAAAAGAAACGAAGGAATTAGTAAAAAAACAAAGGATCATAAACTGCTTCTTAAAAACAGCAATTATGTCCTATTAAAGCGATTTTCAGCCAAGGAACAAAAGCGACGAGTCGAAGCTGCAGTCTTCCTCAAAAATTCGTACGACCATCCATTAGTTGCTTTCGAAAATCACGTGAATTATCTATACAGAGTCGATGGAGAACTGACGGATGCCGAGACATATGGTTTGGCTGCATTTTTGAACTCCACCCTTGTTGATTCTTATTTTCGCATTATCAATGGCAGCACCCAGGTTAACGCAACTGACATCCGCGCATTGCCCATACCCCCTTGGCGCGCAATTGTCCGTTTAGGAGAGAAGTTTTTGAAAGAAGAAGTGTCAGTTCAGAATATCGATTCCGCGTTGAAAGAGGAGTTGAATTTAGTGACAGATAAAATTCAAGAAGCAATTGACATCCTATCAGTTTTGGGATTACCTCGACGACAGCAGAACGACCGTTCGGCACTGGTACTCTTAGCTCTACTCAACGTTAAGCAGAACAGTTCTTGGGCGGATGCCGAAAGAAGACTGTTGAGAATCCACGATATGTTGGTTTTTGCATCCAACAACTATCAAAGACACTATGCTGAAAATAGTCGCGAAACCTTCCGACGGCAAACTATTCATCAGTTTGAACAAGCAGCACTTGTTGAGAGGAACCCTGACGATCCAACTAGACCTACAAACAGTGGTAACACAATGTATGCTATTACCTTCGAAGCGTTAGAGGTTATTAAATCCTATAATACTGCTGAATGGGCAGACAAGGTTGAGTCCTTTTTGGAACAAAACTCTGCATTAAG
The Sulfobacillus thermosulfidooxidans DNA segment above includes these coding regions:
- a CDS encoding DUF3311 domain-containing protein, translated to MRTFWRIIIGIGLPFFAIVGLFPWYDRTYPLIGGFPFVYFWIVLWFPVTTLCLYVVWRLDTRMDEKEGKSE
- a CDS encoding sodium:solute symporter family protein; amino-acid sequence: MKLLVFGVIMMTSLALAYYARIKRRHDTLSEFFVAERSFASLLFFFLAVGEIYSIGTLVGFPGGIYAGGATYAVWFMGYILLAYPIGYFINPLIWRAGKQYQSETGPDLLQSHFNSKGLGILAAISGLVFIIPWGQLQFAGLEVVLHAFKVSLSPMMTLSLAGLLALIYIVLSGMRAVAMVAVLKDIFMILGIIIIGSAAWFAAHGAGAIFTQLIVSRKAAVVVPAHAVPFVLSTIVFQAMGFYASPFGLQYVFTARSSRAVAKAQVFMPLYMLMYVFLIIAAFFAVLHIPGLAKAPDLAIIMASAHLLPGWLQGVVVAGAALSAIVVLTGLSLTVSAIVSKNVLRQLIKPGASEQQIKRWAQVVVGVYLGISLLLTVLAPHLMLNLINTAYYGFTQFFPAILAVLFWPRATAIGVGTGLIVGDIIALSLYFAHVLPWGLNLGLIALLGNFIVTVGVSLLTRAQQAKKEVVA
- a CDS encoding amidohydrolase is translated as MTKLLVEAEKIIDSDGSIAKVLAVQDGKIVGKGANADFTTWIDAQTQRIRIDRGVILPGFVESHAHLLMMGQVKSQIDCGTPPNRCIDDILRQVTQAAETVGPGKWIVGFHYDESLLAEGRPPTVDELTGAAPDNPVYLVHNSGHLAVVNRLALKIAGVTSKTSVPGIEKRKGELTGLLQEAAALETISRHIPKPHLDEYRRFIRLGSEDCLKVGVTSMTDAAMGLGDPDASQMIWHAYQKSSETGDLKVRVQCYARVLSKESFVPEPLVSANLWAGGVKLFADGSIQGHTGALELPYFDRPGENGMLLFERDELADVFSYFHQRDRQIIIHCNGDRAIQTALDAFEKVLTQYPKEHVRHRIEHAQTATREQLARMKRLGILPSFFVNHVYYYGDRHQAVFLGPQRGARISPLKDALNLGLQFSVHSDCPVTPLNPLHTMQIAQNRVTRDGKVLGAMQKISAPEALHTYTDWAAYLGFRERYVGSLSPGRWADFVVIDKDPLEYSDVVPTVLSTWMSGECKYTVS
- a CDS encoding BsuBI/PstI family type II restriction endonuclease — its product is MSTQLQPTDLVELANDFAYKANETSILNEKRQKGQFFTPPTIAKFMASLVTFNRNKIKVLDPGAGIGILTASLVDRIISENRSVDMDVDLFEIDHTVLPYLEQTLKKCEENMKIVGRTFRYRIIPRDFILENSALFTYDLFNTAVPNTEYDIAIANPPYFKVGIDSQYAQIMGRYVKGQPNVYFMFMAVAAELLRPGGQLVFITPRSYLSGLYFERFRHEFFTIMVPDRIHLFESRKNIFLNEKILQENIILSAYKAVKKDESIEISVSTDSDLSRVKVRSVKRELVMDNTYEDCVVRIPTTKHDERIVTMFDTWSDTLASLGIEISTGPVVTFRATDSIQNYNPNLNYPMICMHHIKPMKVDFPIHGKRNEGISKKTKDHKLLLKNSNYVLLKRFSAKEQKRRVEAAVFLKNSYDHPLVAFENHVNYLYRVDGELTDAETYGLAAFLNSTLVDSYFRIINGSTQVNATDIRALPIPPWRAIVRLGEKFLKEEVSVQNIDSALKEELNLVTDKIQEAIDILSVLGLPRRQQNDRSALVLLALLNVKQNSSWADAERRLLRIHDMLVFASNNYQRHYAENSRETFRRQTIHQFEQAALVERNPDDPTRPTNSGNTMYAITFEALEVIKSYNTAEWADKVESFLEQNSALSEKYAMRRQVHRVPVHLSNEVVLSLSPGKHNLLQKAIVEDFGAIFAHGATILYLGDTEKKILHMEKGMLSTIGIEEFNHDKLPDVVMYDEDRNWLYLIEAVTSHGPVSPKRYSELEKVLSGCNASRIYISAFLDMAELRRHIGNIAWETEIWVAEFPEHMMHMNGDKFFGPR